A window of the Corallococcus soli genome harbors these coding sequences:
- the xdhC gene encoding xanthine dehydrogenase accessory protein XdhC: protein MWNWVHQLTEWGRTDTPFAVVTVTECKGSTPAAPGAKLLVRADGSFHGTIGGGHLEQLVLQDARGCLERGEARTFRYPLGAKLGQCCGGVVDVFVEPVNHGPQLYLFGAGHVGQALCRILEGTPFRVHLVDERAEWVQSPQVPASVIRHEEPWDEFAARATWDALRTYVAVMTHRHDVDQDIIAFAIQKPARYIGLIGSDTKWARFRQRLDAKGLPARQVGRVQCPMGLPTGGKSPQEVAVSIAAGLLQLHHGLAPEVGAQPSPAPLLSSGE, encoded by the coding sequence TGGGTTCACCAGCTGACGGAGTGGGGCCGCACGGACACGCCGTTCGCCGTCGTCACCGTGACGGAGTGCAAGGGCAGCACGCCCGCGGCCCCCGGCGCGAAGCTGCTGGTGCGCGCGGACGGCAGCTTCCACGGCACCATCGGGGGCGGGCACCTGGAGCAGCTGGTCCTCCAGGACGCGCGCGGGTGCCTGGAGCGGGGCGAGGCGCGCACGTTCCGCTATCCGCTGGGCGCGAAGCTGGGCCAGTGTTGTGGAGGGGTCGTGGACGTCTTCGTCGAGCCCGTCAACCACGGGCCGCAGCTCTATCTCTTCGGCGCCGGCCACGTGGGCCAGGCCCTGTGCCGCATCCTCGAAGGCACCCCGTTCCGCGTCCACCTGGTGGACGAGCGCGCCGAGTGGGTCCAGTCCCCCCAGGTGCCCGCGTCCGTCATCCGCCACGAGGAGCCCTGGGACGAGTTCGCCGCGCGCGCCACCTGGGATGCCCTGCGCACCTATGTGGCGGTGATGACGCACCGCCACGACGTGGATCAGGACATCATCGCCTTCGCCATCCAGAAGCCCGCGCGCTACATCGGGCTCATTGGCAGTGACACGAAGTGGGCCCGCTTCCGGCAGCGGCTGGACGCGAAGGGCCTGCCCGCCCGGCAGGTGGGCCGCGTCCAGTGCCCCATGGGGCTGCCCACCGGGGGGAAGTCGCCCCAGGAGGTGGCGGTCAGCATCGCGGCGGGGCTGCTCCAGCTCCACCACGGGCTGGCGCCGGAGGTGGGGGCTCAGCCATCGCCCGCGCCCCTGCTATCCTCCGGGGAATGA
- the xdhB gene encoding xanthine dehydrogenase molybdopterin binding subunit: MSTPFEFRLNGQTVRVDNESPNTTLLDFLRSRGLTGTKQGCAEGDCGACTVAMVDQDTRGQKNLRAFNSCIALVPMVAGRELVTVEGVGQRDAPHPVQQAMVKHYGSQCGFCTPGFVVSMVEAYCRKDAGSPEAVADQLCGNLCRCTGYRPIRDAMMDALAARDAKGAAPTLPGVSLEGPPAPTPPLRYEARDGLFLRPGGFEDLLALRALHPEAMLVAGATELGVDITKKSRRYPFLISTEGVASLRAIRREADGWYVGGAASLVDVEDALGAEVPEVAKMLNVFASRQIRHRATLSGNLVTASPIGDLAPVLLALDARLVLASVRGERTLALSEFFLAYRKTALQPDEVVRFIVIPHAPAKDSGLLRHSDSFKVSKRRELDISIVAAGFCIETDALGIVRTARLGYGGVAATPVRALKTEALLVGHPWSAEVVARVRSTLAAEFTPISDLRGSADYRRGLVVSLFEKFVSGERSPVLDERPRFLTGAPSATADAGRELRHESALGHVTGGAQYVDDLAQRRPMLTVWPVMSPHAHARILRRDASAALKVPGVVRVLLAEDIPGMNDTGPIRHDEPLLAKDDVLFHAQLVALVIGETPEACRDGARQVVVDYEPLPAVLTLTEARAQDSYHTDPHVIRRGDVDSALASSPHRLGGEIEMGGQEHFYLETHAAFAEAGEDGDVTVTSSTQHPSEVQAVIAHVLHVPRSRVVVKAPRMGGGFGGKETQGNAPAALVALAAVLTGRPVKWMLDRDVDMAVTGKRHPFHAEWEVGFDATGRLLALRADLVSNGGWSLDLSESITDRALFHLDNGYYVPAVRYSGRVAKTHLVSNTAFRGFGGPQGMLVMEDILGRIARVLGLAPEAVRQRNLYDGVGETNTTHYGQELEDNRLPRLWNNLMESSDFQQRRAQVDAFNAKSPRIKRGLAITPMKFGISFTATFLNQAGALVHVYRDGSVLLSHGGTEMGQGLHTKIQGVAMRELGLSEDRVRVAQTATDKVPNTSATAASSGSDLNGAAVREACITLRERLAPVAARMLVQLHGQAVSPDALLFRDGRIAAASRPELGLPFADVVEEAYRERVGMSVTGYYRTPGIGYDRVKGRGKPFLYFAYGAAVSEVEVDGDTGMKRVVRSDLLEDVGDSLNPGVDRGQVEGGFVQGVGWLTGEELRWDGKGRLLTHSASTYAVPAFSDAPIDLRVAFMERAEQPGVIHGSKAVGEPPLMLALSVREALRDAVAAFGQPGGDVDLPSPATHEALFLSIQKRRARASDVPVPDEAREVA, from the coding sequence ATGAGCACCCCTTTCGAGTTCCGGCTCAATGGCCAGACCGTCCGGGTCGACAATGAGTCGCCCAACACCACGCTGCTGGACTTCCTGCGCTCGCGCGGCCTGACGGGCACCAAGCAGGGCTGCGCCGAGGGAGACTGCGGCGCCTGCACCGTGGCGATGGTGGACCAGGACACCCGGGGCCAGAAGAACCTGCGCGCCTTCAACAGCTGCATCGCGCTGGTGCCCATGGTGGCCGGCCGCGAGCTCGTCACCGTGGAGGGCGTGGGCCAGCGCGACGCGCCCCACCCCGTGCAGCAGGCCATGGTGAAGCACTACGGGTCGCAGTGCGGCTTCTGCACCCCGGGCTTCGTCGTCTCCATGGTGGAGGCGTACTGTCGCAAGGACGCGGGTTCGCCGGAGGCCGTGGCGGATCAGCTCTGCGGCAACCTCTGTCGCTGTACCGGCTACCGCCCCATCCGCGACGCGATGATGGACGCGCTCGCCGCCCGCGACGCGAAGGGCGCCGCGCCCACGCTGCCCGGCGTCTCGCTGGAAGGGCCGCCCGCCCCCACCCCGCCCCTGCGCTACGAGGCCCGGGACGGGCTGTTCCTGCGGCCCGGCGGCTTCGAGGACCTGCTCGCGCTGAGGGCCCTGCACCCGGAGGCGATGCTCGTGGCCGGCGCCACGGAGCTGGGCGTGGACATCACCAAGAAGTCCCGCCGCTACCCCTTCCTCATCTCCACCGAGGGCGTGGCGTCGCTGCGCGCCATCCGCCGGGAAGCGGACGGCTGGTACGTGGGCGGCGCCGCGTCGCTGGTGGACGTGGAGGACGCGCTGGGCGCGGAGGTGCCGGAGGTGGCGAAGATGCTCAACGTCTTCGCCTCGCGGCAGATCCGCCACCGCGCCACGCTGTCGGGCAACCTCGTCACGGCGTCGCCCATCGGCGACCTGGCGCCGGTGCTGCTCGCGCTGGACGCGAGGCTGGTGCTCGCCTCCGTGCGCGGGGAGCGGACGCTCGCGCTGTCGGAGTTCTTCCTCGCCTACCGCAAGACGGCGCTCCAGCCAGACGAGGTCGTCCGCTTCATCGTCATCCCGCATGCTCCCGCGAAGGACAGCGGCCTCCTGCGCCACTCGGACAGCTTCAAGGTGTCCAAGCGCCGCGAGCTGGACATCAGCATCGTCGCGGCGGGCTTCTGCATCGAAACGGACGCGCTGGGCATCGTGCGCACCGCGAGGCTTGGTTACGGCGGCGTGGCGGCCACGCCCGTGCGCGCGCTCAAGACCGAGGCGCTGCTCGTGGGCCACCCGTGGAGCGCGGAGGTGGTGGCGCGCGTGCGCTCGACGCTGGCCGCGGAGTTCACCCCCATCAGCGACCTGCGCGGCAGCGCGGACTACCGGCGCGGGCTGGTGGTGTCGCTCTTCGAGAAGTTCGTCTCCGGCGAGCGCAGCCCCGTGCTGGATGAGCGGCCCCGCTTCCTCACCGGAGCGCCCTCCGCCACGGCGGACGCGGGCCGCGAGCTGCGGCACGAGAGCGCGCTGGGCCACGTGACGGGCGGCGCGCAGTACGTGGATGACCTGGCGCAGCGCCGGCCCATGCTGACGGTGTGGCCGGTGATGTCGCCCCACGCGCACGCGCGCATCCTCCGCCGCGACGCCAGCGCCGCGCTGAAGGTGCCCGGCGTGGTGCGGGTGCTGCTCGCGGAGGACATCCCGGGCATGAACGACACGGGGCCCATCCGCCACGACGAGCCGCTGCTCGCGAAGGACGACGTGCTCTTCCACGCGCAGCTGGTGGCGCTCGTCATCGGGGAGACGCCGGAGGCCTGCCGCGACGGGGCCCGCCAGGTGGTGGTGGACTACGAGCCCCTGCCCGCCGTGCTCACGCTGACCGAGGCCCGCGCGCAGGACAGCTACCACACGGATCCGCACGTCATCCGCCGGGGCGACGTGGACAGCGCGCTCGCGTCCAGCCCCCACCGGCTGGGCGGTGAAATCGAGATGGGCGGCCAGGAGCACTTCTACCTGGAGACGCACGCCGCCTTCGCGGAGGCCGGCGAGGACGGCGACGTCACCGTGACGTCCTCCACCCAGCACCCGTCGGAGGTGCAGGCGGTCATCGCGCACGTGCTGCACGTGCCCCGGAGCCGCGTCGTGGTGAAGGCGCCCCGCATGGGCGGCGGCTTCGGCGGCAAGGAGACGCAGGGCAACGCGCCCGCGGCGCTGGTGGCGCTGGCGGCGGTGCTCACGGGCCGGCCGGTGAAGTGGATGCTGGACCGGGACGTGGACATGGCCGTCACCGGCAAGCGCCACCCGTTCCACGCGGAGTGGGAGGTGGGCTTCGACGCCACGGGGCGGCTGCTCGCGCTGAGGGCGGACCTGGTGTCCAACGGCGGCTGGTCCCTGGACCTGTCCGAGTCCATCACCGACCGCGCCCTCTTCCACCTGGACAATGGCTACTACGTCCCGGCGGTGCGCTACTCCGGCCGGGTGGCGAAGACGCACCTGGTGTCCAACACCGCGTTCCGGGGCTTCGGCGGGCCGCAGGGCATGCTGGTGATGGAGGACATCCTGGGCCGCATCGCGCGCGTGCTGGGGCTGGCGCCGGAAGCCGTGCGGCAGCGCAACCTCTACGACGGCGTGGGAGAGACCAACACCACGCACTACGGTCAGGAGCTGGAGGACAACCGGCTGCCCCGGCTGTGGAACAACCTGATGGAGTCCTCCGACTTCCAGCAGCGCCGCGCGCAGGTGGACGCCTTCAACGCGAAGAGCCCCCGCATCAAGCGCGGCCTGGCCATCACGCCGATGAAGTTCGGCATCTCCTTCACCGCCACCTTCCTCAACCAGGCGGGCGCGCTGGTGCACGTGTACCGCGACGGCTCCGTGCTGCTGTCGCACGGCGGCACGGAGATGGGCCAGGGCCTGCACACCAAGATTCAAGGCGTGGCCATGCGCGAGCTGGGCCTGTCCGAGGACCGGGTGCGCGTGGCGCAGACGGCGACGGACAAGGTGCCCAACACGTCCGCGACGGCGGCCTCCAGCGGCTCGGACCTCAACGGCGCGGCGGTGCGCGAGGCGTGCATCACCCTGCGCGAGCGGCTGGCGCCGGTGGCCGCGAGGATGCTGGTGCAGCTGCACGGGCAGGCGGTGTCCCCGGACGCGCTGCTGTTCCGGGACGGGCGCATCGCGGCGGCGTCGCGGCCGGAGCTGGGCCTGCCCTTCGCGGACGTGGTGGAGGAGGCCTACCGCGAACGCGTGGGCATGTCCGTCACGGGCTACTACCGCACGCCGGGCATCGGCTACGACCGGGTGAAGGGCCGGGGAAAGCCCTTCCTCTACTTCGCCTACGGCGCGGCGGTGAGCGAGGTGGAGGTGGACGGCGACACGGGCATGAAGCGCGTGGTGCGCTCCGACCTGCTGGAGGACGTGGGCGACTCGCTCAACCCCGGCGTGGACCGGGGCCAGGTGGAGGGCGGCTTCGTGCAGGGCGTGGGCTGGCTCACCGGCGAGGAGCTGCGCTGGGATGGCAAGGGGCGGCTGCTCACGCACTCGGCCAGCACCTACGCGGTGCCCGCCTTCAGCGACGCGCCCATCGACCTGCGCGTGGCGTTCATGGAGCGGGCGGAGCAGCCGGGCGTCATCCACGGCAGCAAGGCCGTGGGCGAGCCGCCGCTGATGCTGGCCCTGTCCGTGCGGGAGGCGCTGCGCGACGCGGTGGCGGCGTTCGGTCAGCCGGGTGGCGACGTGGACCTGCCCTCGCCGGCCACGCACGAGGCGCTCTTCCTCTCCATCCAGAAGCGGCGCGCGCGGGCCTCCGACGTTCCGGTTCCGGACGAAGCGCGCGAGGTGGCGTAG
- a CDS encoding MbnP family copper-binding protein, with protein sequence MTSVLRSRVLLPLALLGVVGCEKEEPPRTVDIPVVALVGAEPFACGSTYTNVGTSKTTYEPMDFRVYVHDVRLLTTDGQEVPVTLEDNAWQHDGVALLDFANKDGLCTQGTEGMNMALKGTVPLGEYAGLRFRLGVPETLNHGDVSTAPAPLNDTGLFWSWRFGYLFTRIEGRTTGLPKGHVMHLGSTDCAPPPEGQTTGTAGCTNNNRPEVRLDTFNLETGKVVMDLGTFFAGSNLDTNATGTAEGCMSSQADSDCAPLFERLGLGFGAQAANPAAQSFIRAE encoded by the coding sequence ATGACCTCCGTGCTCCGCTCCCGCGTCCTCCTCCCGCTGGCCCTCCTGGGTGTCGTTGGCTGTGAGAAGGAGGAGCCCCCGCGGACGGTGGACATCCCCGTCGTCGCGCTCGTGGGCGCGGAGCCCTTCGCCTGCGGCAGCACCTACACGAACGTCGGGACGTCGAAGACGACCTACGAGCCGATGGACTTCCGCGTCTACGTGCACGACGTGCGGCTGCTCACGACGGATGGGCAGGAGGTGCCCGTCACGCTGGAGGACAACGCCTGGCAGCACGACGGCGTGGCGCTGCTGGACTTCGCCAACAAGGACGGGCTGTGCACCCAGGGCACGGAGGGGATGAACATGGCCCTCAAGGGCACGGTGCCGCTGGGTGAGTACGCGGGCCTGCGCTTCCGGCTGGGCGTGCCGGAGACGCTGAACCACGGCGACGTGTCCACCGCGCCCGCACCGCTGAATGACACCGGCCTGTTCTGGAGCTGGCGCTTCGGCTACCTCTTCACGCGCATCGAAGGCCGCACCACGGGCCTGCCCAAGGGCCACGTCATGCACCTGGGCAGCACCGACTGCGCGCCGCCGCCCGAGGGTCAGACGACGGGCACCGCCGGTTGCACGAACAACAACCGTCCGGAGGTGAGGCTGGACACGTTCAACCTGGAGACGGGCAAGGTGGTGATGGACCTGGGCACGTTCTTCGCGGGCTCCAACCTGGACACGAACGCGACGGGCACCGCCGAGGGCTGCATGTCGTCGCAGGCGGACAGCGACTGCGCGCCGCTCTTCGAACGCCTGGGTCTGGGCTTCGGAGCGCAGGCCGCGAACCCCGCCGCGCAGTCCTTCATCCGGGCCGAATAG
- a CDS encoding methanobactin export MATE transporter MbnM, translating to MARRRWQAWKSLATVALLATGCADPELPPDGPAPYDWKLPPGFPTPRVPQDNPMSEAKVELGRSLFYDKRLSLNGTQSCGSCHEQAKAFTDGRVHSVGSTGQTHRRNGQGLANVAYATSLTWANPALTTLESQVLTPLFGTEPVELGFADQQDVLLDRLRADAALSARFAEAFPDEATPVSLATLTRSLSAFQRALISGTAPYDRYLYGGAVEALSPAAKRGMELFLSERLECDHCHSGFNFQDATVHDATPEPILPYHNTGLYNEDGQGAYPATDPGLIELTGRPEDMGRFRAPSLRNVAVTAPYMHDGSLETLSDVLDHYAAGGLARASNGGAASPLQSPFVRGFTLTPGEKADVIAFLESLTDTEFLNDPRFADPAVVP from the coding sequence GTGGCACGACGACGATGGCAGGCGTGGAAGTCCCTGGCGACGGTGGCGCTGCTGGCCACCGGGTGCGCGGATCCGGAGCTTCCGCCGGACGGGCCCGCCCCGTACGACTGGAAGCTGCCACCGGGCTTTCCCACGCCGCGCGTGCCGCAGGACAACCCGATGTCGGAGGCGAAGGTCGAGCTGGGCCGGAGCCTCTTCTATGACAAGCGCCTGTCGCTCAACGGCACGCAGTCCTGCGGTTCGTGCCACGAGCAGGCGAAGGCCTTCACCGACGGGCGCGTGCACTCCGTGGGCAGCACCGGCCAGACGCACCGCCGCAACGGGCAGGGGCTGGCCAACGTGGCGTACGCGACGAGCCTCACCTGGGCCAACCCGGCGCTCACCACGCTGGAGTCGCAGGTGCTGACGCCGCTGTTCGGCACGGAGCCGGTGGAGCTGGGGTTCGCGGATCAGCAGGACGTGTTGCTGGACAGGCTGCGCGCGGATGCGGCGCTGTCCGCGCGCTTCGCGGAGGCGTTTCCCGACGAGGCGACGCCGGTGTCCCTGGCCACGCTGACGCGCTCGCTGTCCGCGTTCCAGCGCGCGCTGATTTCCGGCACGGCGCCGTATGACCGCTACCTGTATGGGGGCGCGGTGGAGGCGCTGAGCCCCGCCGCCAAGCGGGGGATGGAGCTGTTCCTGTCCGAGCGGCTGGAGTGCGACCACTGCCACTCCGGCTTCAACTTCCAGGACGCGACCGTGCACGACGCCACGCCGGAGCCCATCCTGCCGTACCACAACACAGGCCTCTACAACGAGGACGGCCAGGGCGCGTACCCGGCCACGGATCCAGGCCTCATCGAGCTGACGGGCCGACCCGAGGACATGGGGCGCTTCCGGGCGCCGTCCCTGCGCAACGTGGCCGTCACCGCGCCCTACATGCATGACGGCAGCCTGGAGACGCTCTCCGACGTGTTGGACCACTACGCGGCGGGCGGCCTGGCGCGGGCCTCGAATGGAGGGGCGGCCAGCCCGCTCCAGAGTCCGTTCGTGCGCGGCTTCACGCTGACGCCCGGGGAGAAGGCGGACGTCATCGCCTTCCTGGAGTCGCTGACGGACACGGAGTTCCTCAACGACCCGCGCTTCGCGGACCCCGCTGTCGTGCCGTGA
- a CDS encoding DUF2381 family protein, producing MSLKAILVVALAMASVAKAEESIPLVEERVGRIELSADQVGTSQELHISPGLATLLLCDAPVARWELSGRENFRRVVEGTDTLTLLPLDTLKEGARLKLTLVFTDGAAPSRVDLMLVVHPALAQRQVELYRHARALESYQQEVRQLRAEVGRSQAEVERLRAAQSRPDGLAGLLASGVMGQEGVVFLASVADPQPMQRAAIWVTRVITIRSARRVAVQAKLESQLEVSWRFTGAALVDGAGGTVQALVVWPQEPIAARESAMGIMEFELPTLPTRGPYTLKLWAEGGTQAVTVRNITFP from the coding sequence GTGTCCTTGAAAGCCATTCTGGTGGTGGCCTTGGCGATGGCCTCCGTGGCGAAGGCCGAGGAGTCCATTCCTCTGGTCGAGGAGCGCGTGGGTCGCATTGAACTGTCCGCTGATCAGGTGGGGACCTCGCAGGAACTGCACATCAGCCCGGGACTGGCGACCCTGCTGTTGTGCGATGCGCCCGTGGCACGCTGGGAACTGTCGGGCCGGGAAAATTTCCGCCGCGTCGTGGAAGGTACGGACACCCTCACCCTGCTGCCCTTGGACACTTTGAAGGAGGGCGCCCGGCTGAAGCTGACGCTTGTCTTCACGGATGGTGCGGCTCCCTCGCGCGTGGACTTGATGCTGGTGGTCCATCCTGCTCTGGCACAGCGTCAGGTGGAGCTGTACCGCCACGCGCGCGCCCTGGAGTCGTACCAGCAGGAAGTCCGGCAACTGCGCGCGGAGGTCGGACGTTCCCAGGCGGAGGTGGAGCGACTGCGTGCGGCGCAATCGCGGCCCGACGGCCTGGCCGGTCTTTTGGCCTCGGGTGTCATGGGGCAGGAGGGCGTGGTCTTCCTCGCCTCGGTGGCCGACCCGCAGCCCATGCAACGAGCGGCCATCTGGGTGACGCGGGTGATCACCATTCGCTCCGCAAGGAGGGTCGCGGTTCAGGCCAAACTCGAAAGCCAGCTGGAAGTGTCCTGGAGATTCACGGGCGCGGCGCTGGTGGATGGGGCGGGGGGCACCGTGCAGGCTCTGGTCGTCTGGCCGCAAGAGCCCATCGCGGCCAGGGAAAGCGCCATGGGCATCATGGAGTTCGAACTGCCGACCCTTCCAACGCGCGGCCCCTACACCCTGAAGCTGTGGGCCGAGGGCGGAACGCAGGCCGTCACGGTGCGCAACATCACCTTCCCGTGA
- a CDS encoding serine/threonine protein kinase: MNGQHFANLSPGTDVGGFIVEMLLGQGASGAVYRARRGGESFALKLQAHGGMGGWAEREVAILMRLDHPNVVGFRHCGLHPERQPKWFYLAMELVEGRTLYRWVREENPSARRVVALMRDLARGLEALHDGLALHRDIKESNIQVREATGQAVLLDVGVGHYAGAPRLTQGILPPGTPQYRSPESLAFRRDHGRDEDAHYEATRADDLYALGVVLYWMLTDRRPFGAPDTATELHAVIHALPVPPHERNARVPEVLSLLCLRLLAKAPEARGEGARALDEALAALVMDGGWDVPLFPDVAEVPRALVALEGVEADEAWMEHGEESGPPRRGRFPLPPAMPWPVPAPLPAPPRFVRGAGGGWQRWGLLVSVMVVLVVTWGGFQGSRLASLSERDPEVASAVAPPETDRAAVLPPWVAVPPVAVASEVAHSWKEEIPVTLTPPVSLKPLRTRKAVSRALLAAATCSSLACPSGPQVRPSPPPEECPAGAMEAMRKLGIHTGLTIDGSFVFDGGLRPFEIREGQAPRLRMVDAMGELPRGTLVFGRIFRGEYIYGRFTEVRTSTGARYPVCLEILDGWGVNRGMPLLSGSTEETAIIKSTVYLRAVDHFE; this comes from the coding sequence GTGAACGGCCAGCACTTCGCGAATCTATCGCCGGGCACGGACGTCGGCGGGTTCATCGTGGAGATGCTGCTGGGCCAGGGGGCCAGTGGCGCGGTGTACCGGGCCCGGCGTGGAGGCGAGTCCTTCGCGTTGAAGCTCCAGGCGCATGGAGGCATGGGCGGGTGGGCGGAGCGGGAGGTGGCCATCCTGATGCGCCTGGACCACCCGAACGTGGTGGGCTTCCGCCACTGCGGGCTGCATCCGGAGCGACAGCCGAAGTGGTTCTACCTGGCCATGGAGTTGGTCGAAGGCCGCACGCTGTACCGGTGGGTGCGCGAGGAGAATCCCAGCGCCCGGCGCGTGGTGGCGCTGATGCGGGACCTCGCGCGGGGGCTGGAGGCACTGCATGACGGGCTCGCGCTGCACCGGGACATCAAGGAGTCCAACATCCAGGTGCGCGAGGCGACCGGGCAGGCGGTGCTGCTGGACGTGGGTGTGGGCCATTACGCGGGAGCGCCCCGGCTGACCCAGGGCATCCTGCCGCCCGGCACGCCGCAGTACCGCAGCCCGGAGTCCCTGGCCTTCCGGCGGGACCATGGGCGGGACGAGGACGCGCACTATGAGGCCACGCGCGCGGATGACCTCTATGCGCTGGGCGTGGTGCTCTACTGGATGCTCACGGACCGGCGTCCCTTCGGGGCGCCGGACACAGCTACGGAACTCCACGCCGTCATCCACGCGCTTCCGGTGCCGCCGCACGAGCGCAACGCGCGCGTCCCGGAGGTGCTGAGCCTGCTGTGTCTGCGATTGCTCGCGAAGGCGCCTGAAGCGCGGGGGGAGGGGGCCCGGGCGTTGGACGAAGCCCTGGCCGCGCTGGTGATGGATGGAGGCTGGGACGTGCCGCTGTTCCCGGACGTGGCGGAGGTGCCGCGGGCGCTCGTGGCCCTGGAGGGCGTCGAGGCGGACGAGGCCTGGATGGAACACGGTGAGGAGTCGGGGCCGCCTCGCCGGGGGCGGTTCCCCCTGCCTCCGGCCATGCCCTGGCCTGTGCCCGCGCCGCTTCCCGCGCCTCCTCGTTTCGTGCGTGGAGCAGGAGGGGGCTGGCAGCGGTGGGGGCTGCTCGTGTCGGTGATGGTGGTGCTGGTCGTGACGTGGGGTGGCTTTCAGGGAAGCCGACTCGCTTCCCTTTCGGAGCGGGACCCGGAAGTAGCGTCCGCCGTGGCTCCACCGGAAACTGACCGGGCCGCAGTCCTACCTCCGTGGGTGGCCGTTCCCCCTGTGGCCGTCGCCTCCGAGGTGGCGCATTCGTGGAAAGAAGAAATACCCGTGACGCTGACCCCTCCCGTTTCTCTCAAGCCACTTCGAACCCGGAAGGCGGTGTCCCGCGCCCTGCTCGCCGCTGCCACCTGCTCCTCCCTGGCCTGCCCCAGCGGCCCCCAGGTGCGCCCCTCGCCACCTCCCGAGGAGTGCCCTGCCGGGGCCATGGAGGCCATGCGGAAGCTGGGCATTCACACGGGCCTCACGATTGATGGGTCATTCGTTTTCGACGGGGGACTGAGGCCCTTCGAGATCCGGGAAGGGCAAGCCCCCCGCCTCCGAATGGTGGATGCCATGGGCGAACTCCCGCGAGGAACCTTGGTGTTCGGACGCATCTTCCGGGGGGAATACATCTACGGGCGATTCACCGAAGTCCGCACGAGTACGGGGGCGCGCTACCCTGTCTGCCTGGAGATTCTCGATGGGTGGGGAGTCAATCGCGGCATGCCCCTCTTGAGCGGCAGTACGGAGGAGACCGCGATCATCAAGAGCACCGTCTACCTGCGAGCCGTGGACCATTTCGAGTGA
- a CDS encoding helix-turn-helix domain-containing protein has protein sequence MDEQLGKKVGKAAREARARLGLTQAEVAATVGMNAMVYSRVERGKMVPSATMLCKLSMALRVTTDELLGLARTDTEARREAQKEPPTLRRLVTLARELEEEKLEALVAMARALSR, from the coding sequence ATGGATGAACAATTGGGGAAGAAGGTGGGCAAGGCCGCGCGCGAAGCCCGCGCGAGGCTGGGCCTGACGCAGGCGGAGGTCGCCGCCACCGTGGGGATGAACGCCATGGTCTACAGCCGTGTGGAGCGCGGGAAGATGGTTCCCAGCGCGACGATGCTGTGCAAGCTGAGCATGGCCCTGCGGGTCACGACGGACGAACTGCTGGGACTGGCCCGGACGGACACGGAAGCCCGCCGCGAGGCCCAGAAGGAGCCCCCCACGCTGCGACGGCTGGTGACCCTCGCGCGCGAGCTGGAAGAAGAGAAGTTGGAAGCCCTCGTCGCCATGGCCCGCGCGCTGTCCCGCTGA
- a CDS encoding protein kinase domain-containing protein: protein MSSTSLDLVLCLMALRGRPVSVAFALFVGAELADALDHAHSLTDDAGRPLGLVHRDVSPRNVRVARDGTVKLTHFGAAYSQLVGRVETQGLLRKGDVAYASPEYLALEPLTPASDLFSLGLSLLELATGRHLFQAALDGGATDADHGVRVEEEPSLPLTCMLAEVRRYTPEDVAHAVSELPEAFGAALQRALRREPESRQASAGALRDALRDALALEQQRNDGRLYGRKEVAEELARLISDTSAVRDQVELEDEDLFPQGVGPPALSHPSGCGPRG, encoded by the coding sequence GTGAGCAGCACCTCACTGGACCTGGTGTTGTGCCTGATGGCGCTTCGCGGACGCCCCGTGTCCGTGGCCTTCGCCTTGTTCGTGGGGGCGGAGCTGGCGGACGCGCTCGACCATGCCCATTCGCTCACCGACGACGCGGGGCGTCCCCTGGGGCTGGTGCACCGGGATGTCAGCCCGCGCAACGTGCGGGTGGCGCGGGACGGGACGGTGAAGTTGACGCACTTCGGTGCCGCCTACTCGCAGCTGGTGGGCCGCGTGGAGACGCAAGGCCTGCTGCGCAAGGGGGACGTGGCCTATGCCTCGCCGGAGTACCTGGCCCTGGAACCGCTGACGCCCGCCTCGGACCTCTTCTCCCTGGGGCTTTCGTTGCTGGAGCTGGCCACCGGTCGCCACCTCTTCCAGGCGGCGCTGGACGGCGGCGCGACCGACGCGGACCATGGCGTTCGGGTGGAGGAGGAGCCGTCCCTGCCGCTGACCTGCATGCTGGCGGAGGTGCGGCGCTATACCCCCGAGGACGTGGCCCACGCGGTGTCGGAGCTGCCCGAGGCATTCGGCGCCGCGCTCCAGCGGGCCCTGCGGCGCGAGCCTGAATCACGGCAGGCCTCCGCGGGCGCGCTGCGCGATGCGCTGCGCGACGCCCTGGCCCTGGAGCAGCAACGCAACGATGGCCGGCTGTATGGACGCAAGGAGGTGGCGGAGGAACTGGCGCGCCTCATCTCCGACACCAGCGCCGTCCGCGATCAGGTGGAACTGGAGGATGAGGACCTGTTTCCCCAGGGAGTGGGGCCCCCTGCGCTGTCGCATCCGTCGGGCTGTGGGCCCCGGGGATAG